One Leptolyngbya iicbica LK genomic window carries:
- a CDS encoding tetratricopeptide repeat protein, translating into MSKRVYRPDSAANQNAVEQCRDLVAASVIAPHKLPRCLPESARLMRQQAQQAIRRGDYSQAIAALNRLIIHQGARAEDFNNRGLVHLWNGQLYKAIRDFDHAIALNPELAAAYNNRANYYAAMGDFERALADYEQTIDLNPFHVRARINQGITLRELACYDAALESFDNALLFNQNLGEAYAERGRTYHLRGDWNCAIADYRRALQALATIDAETRLNLNSCRYRVMNWLSELSVAA; encoded by the coding sequence ATGTCGAAGCGTGTCTACCGACCCGATAGTGCCGCCAATCAAAACGCTGTAGAGCAGTGTCGTGATTTGGTTGCAGCTTCGGTAATTGCCCCTCACAAATTGCCCCGGTGCTTACCCGAGTCCGCTCGCCTGATGCGTCAACAGGCGCAACAAGCCATTCGGCGCGGCGACTACTCGCAGGCGATCGCCGCTTTGAATCGACTGATCATTCACCAGGGCGCACGGGCCGAAGACTTTAACAATCGCGGGCTAGTTCATTTATGGAATGGTCAGCTATATAAGGCTATCCGTGACTTTGACCACGCGATCGCCCTCAATCCAGAATTAGCCGCCGCTTACAACAATCGTGCCAATTATTACGCGGCGATGGGCGATTTTGAACGGGCCTTGGCTGATTATGAGCAAACCATTGATCTGAATCCGTTTCATGTGCGAGCCCGCATTAACCAGGGCATTACCCTGCGGGAGTTGGCGTGTTATGACGCCGCCCTCGAAAGTTTTGATAATGCTTTATTGTTCAATCAAAACTTGGGTGAAGCCTATGCTGAGCGAGGCCGCACATATCACCTGCGCGGCGATTGGAATTGCGCGATCGCGGACTACCGCCGGGCCTTGCAAGCGTTAGCCACCATTGATGCTGAAACGCGGCTAAACCTGAATTCTTGTCGGTATCGCGTGATGAACTGGCTCAGTGAGTTAAGTGTCGCGGCTTAA
- a CDS encoding adenylate/guanylate cyclase domain-containing protein, with amino-acid sequence MASILQSSVGLLRSRLSRRIVSSVFLSIVVIEVVIFIPSFIRRYREKLDDLQDVSTEVLFTAKATAMLNADLETVLQLIQQNLKPDSVILGANLCTVDGTLIDTFGESPTIDCATVPEGQAVKRLTEGRRRYDVAWPSDRFADEYILVVRHDASGVIHEMWQYALAIAGLVFIISAFVTLVTILVLEQILIIPILRLRDDLQQAGEAVSQDQPPTFQTQAITRHDELGEVSRAFCDMFERVHQEISDRKQAEQALKEEQAKSEKLLLNILPDSIAEQLKQEVGAIASRFDEATILFADIVDFTGLSAQVAPGELVDVLNEIFSTFDCIADALGLEKIKTIGDAYMVVGGLPEPQPDHATATLEMAIQMLDAIQTFKRHDGTPFRLRIGINTGPVIAGVIGIKKFSYDLWGDAVNIASRMESHGLIDRIQISESTYRHVQDHYQFDDRGCIDIKGRGQMHTYLFKGRRQTISSKGLPRHLRLGQSTASDQPSPDK; translated from the coding sequence ATGGCCAGCATTTTGCAATCTTCCGTCGGCCTGCTGCGATCGCGCCTATCTCGGCGCATTGTGAGTTCTGTATTTCTCAGCATTGTCGTGATCGAGGTGGTGATTTTCATCCCTTCATTTATCCGCCGTTACCGCGAAAAACTAGATGACTTGCAAGACGTCTCGACGGAAGTGCTGTTCACGGCCAAAGCCACGGCCATGCTGAATGCTGATCTGGAAACGGTATTGCAGCTCATTCAGCAAAATTTGAAGCCCGACTCTGTCATCTTAGGGGCTAACTTATGTACCGTGGATGGCACGCTCATCGACACCTTTGGCGAATCCCCCACTATCGACTGTGCGACCGTGCCTGAGGGGCAAGCGGTCAAGCGGTTAACCGAAGGCCGCCGCCGATATGATGTCGCCTGGCCCAGCGATCGCTTTGCCGATGAATACATTTTGGTCGTGCGTCACGATGCGAGCGGGGTCATTCACGAAATGTGGCAGTACGCCCTGGCCATTGCCGGACTGGTATTCATCATCTCGGCCTTTGTCACGCTCGTCACGATTTTGGTGCTAGAGCAGATTCTGATCATTCCTATTTTGCGGTTACGCGACGATCTACAGCAGGCCGGTGAAGCGGTTAGCCAAGACCAGCCGCCGACGTTTCAAACTCAGGCGATCACTCGCCATGATGAATTGGGGGAAGTGTCTCGGGCCTTTTGCGACATGTTCGAGCGCGTGCATCAAGAAATTAGCGATCGCAAACAAGCGGAACAAGCTCTCAAAGAAGAGCAAGCCAAATCTGAAAAACTGCTGCTGAACATTCTGCCCGATAGCATTGCTGAGCAGTTGAAACAGGAAGTGGGCGCGATCGCTTCGCGGTTTGACGAAGCCACTATCTTATTTGCCGACATTGTGGACTTTACGGGACTCTCAGCCCAAGTAGCGCCCGGAGAACTCGTTGACGTTCTGAACGAGATTTTTTCGACATTTGACTGCATTGCCGATGCCCTCGGGCTGGAAAAAATTAAAACCATTGGCGACGCTTACATGGTGGTAGGTGGTCTACCCGAGCCCCAACCTGACCACGCTACCGCCACGTTGGAAATGGCGATTCAAATGTTGGATGCGATCCAGACATTCAAGCGTCACGACGGTACGCCCTTTCGGCTGCGCATTGGCATCAACACCGGTCCTGTGATCGCGGGCGTCATTGGCATCAAAAAATTCAGCTATGACTTGTGGGGCGATGCTGTTAATATCGCCAGCCGCATGGAATCCCACGGTCTCATCGATCGCATCCAAATCAGCGAGAGTACCTATCGCCACGTGCAAGACCATTATCAATTTGATGATCGCGGCTGCATTGACATCAAGGGGCGTGGGCAAATGCACACCTATCTGTTCAAAGGCCGACGTCAGACAATTTCTTCAAAGGGACTTCCCCGGCACTTGCGCTTAGGCCAGTCCACTGCCAGCGATCAGCCCAGCCCTGATAAATAG
- a CDS encoding ABC1 kinase family protein → MQASLFQSKVYDADVIAKCYGRRPWIVVWRSLQVLWWLGTFVLGLQSDRWFNREERNLTKRAVQLRQLLTRLGPTFIKVGQALSTRPDLIRKDFLEELTKLQDQLPPFSTPLAMMILEKELGYSPEEIYSRISPEPVAAASLAQVYRARLYTGEEVAIKVQRPRLLPVLTCDLFIMRFAAQSLGWLLPLNLGHDLTLIVDEFGTKLFEEIDYLNEGRNAELFAANFQNDPTVKVPNIFWRYSSPKVLTLEWIEGFKLTDVGSIQAASLDTDTLIEVGVTTSLQQLLEYGFFHADPHPGNLFAMADGRMAYIDFGMMDQLNQETKETLVDALVHLINQDYAALANDFVKLGFLTPDTDIEPIIPALETVLGEALGAKVRDFNFKTITDRFSELMYEYPFRVPAKFALIIRSLVTQEGVALSLNPDFKIVDIAYPYVARRLLKGETPSLRRRLLEVLFKDGKFQWQRLENLLQIARSDEDFDILPTASLGLQFLMSEEGRYIRDRLILAMTEDDRLHTEEVQKLWELVKEDVTPSKVLGVAWNVILQSSVDRAADWLPPVAALSASLQPAKSL, encoded by the coding sequence ATGCAAGCATCGCTATTTCAATCCAAGGTTTACGACGCGGATGTGATTGCGAAGTGTTACGGTCGTCGTCCTTGGATTGTGGTGTGGCGATCGCTGCAAGTGCTGTGGTGGCTGGGCACCTTTGTGTTGGGGTTGCAGAGCGATCGCTGGTTTAACCGTGAAGAGCGCAACCTGACCAAGCGAGCCGTGCAGTTGCGCCAATTGTTGACCCGATTGGGGCCGACTTTCATCAAAGTGGGGCAAGCCCTTTCAACGCGCCCTGACCTGATTCGCAAAGACTTTTTAGAAGAACTCACTAAGCTCCAAGATCAGCTGCCGCCCTTTTCGACGCCGTTGGCGATGATGATTTTGGAAAAAGAGTTAGGCTACTCTCCTGAAGAAATTTACAGTCGAATTTCTCCTGAACCTGTTGCCGCTGCCAGTCTGGCGCAGGTGTATCGGGCGCGACTCTATACCGGCGAAGAAGTCGCAATTAAAGTGCAGCGCCCCCGGTTGTTGCCTGTGCTGACGTGCGATCTATTCATCATGCGTTTTGCGGCGCAAAGTTTGGGATGGTTGCTGCCGCTGAATTTAGGGCATGACCTCACCCTGATTGTGGATGAATTCGGCACCAAGCTGTTTGAAGAAATCGACTATCTCAACGAAGGGCGCAACGCTGAGCTATTTGCCGCTAATTTTCAGAACGATCCGACGGTTAAGGTGCCTAACATCTTCTGGCGTTACAGCAGTCCGAAAGTCCTAACCCTGGAATGGATTGAAGGCTTTAAGCTAACCGACGTTGGCAGTATTCAGGCGGCATCGCTCGATACGGACACCCTCATTGAAGTGGGCGTTACCACGAGCTTGCAACAGCTTTTGGAGTATGGCTTCTTCCATGCTGATCCGCACCCAGGCAACTTGTTTGCCATGGCCGATGGGCGTATGGCTTACATCGACTTTGGCATGATGGATCAGCTCAATCAGGAAACGAAGGAAACGCTAGTAGATGCCCTGGTGCATCTGATCAATCAAGATTATGCGGCTTTGGCTAACGACTTTGTTAAATTGGGCTTTCTGACGCCGGATACCGATATTGAGCCCATTATTCCTGCCCTGGAAACAGTGCTGGGTGAGGCTTTGGGAGCTAAAGTGCGTGACTTTAATTTCAAAACCATCACCGATCGCTTTTCTGAGTTGATGTATGAGTATCCCTTCCGCGTCCCCGCCAAGTTTGCGCTAATCATTCGCTCGCTGGTGACTCAAGAAGGCGTCGCCTTGAGCCTAAATCCCGACTTTAAAATTGTGGATATTGCCTATCCCTACGTGGCGCGACGGTTATTGAAGGGTGAGACGCCTTCGCTGCGGCGGCGATTACTGGAAGTACTGTTCAAAGACGGGAAGTTTCAGTGGCAGCGGTTGGAAAATCTGTTGCAGATTGCTCGCAGCGATGAAGATTTCGACATTCTGCCCACGGCGAGTTTGGGCCTCCAGTTCTTGATGTCGGAGGAGGGCCGCTACATTCGCGATCGCCTCATTTTGGCCATGACTGAAGACGATCGCCTCCACACCGAGGAAGTGCAAAAACTATGGGAACTGGTGAAAGAGGACGTGACTCCGTCCAAAGTACTCGGGGTGGCGTGGAATGTCATTTTGCAGTCTTCCGTCGATCGCGCCGCCGATTGGTTGCCGCCAGTCGCTGCGTTGTCTGCTAGTTTGCAGCCTGCTAAGAGCCTGTAG
- a CDS encoding AEC family transporter, which yields MVASALLGWLGKRSPRRASWQARTPLALGRFLFWLGVPGSLIHFLRQTDLSGGVWMAPIMAWVTFAIAFGLAWGWLQVSGQPWPRATKGIFLLSSMVGNTGYIGYPIVLLLPQLGTAYFGWAVFYDLLGTVFGAYGVGAMIGAYYGQGVGQGRSLSPWRQSLNALVRAPTFPAFALGLLLRPVPFPGWLDLGLQGFAWSMVMLSLVLMGMRLQQLRSWQNLRPALMSTLIRMAIAPVIIGVLLTLLGWQGAPRLVIILQSAMPAAFANLVLAETFDLDRDLAVTCLGVSSALLLVTLPLWLGLFPV from the coding sequence GTGGTAGCTAGTGCGCTGCTGGGCTGGCTGGGAAAGCGATCGCCTCGGCGAGCATCCTGGCAAGCCCGCACGCCTTTGGCATTGGGGCGCTTTTTGTTTTGGCTGGGCGTTCCTGGTAGCCTGATTCACTTTTTGCGACAAACTGACCTCTCCGGCGGGGTGTGGATGGCGCCGATAATGGCCTGGGTGACGTTTGCGATCGCGTTTGGGCTGGCTTGGGGTTGGTTGCAAGTCAGTGGTCAGCCTTGGCCCAGGGCCACTAAAGGCATTTTTTTGCTCTCCTCAATGGTGGGCAATACGGGCTATATTGGCTATCCCATCGTTTTGCTACTGCCCCAGTTGGGCACTGCCTACTTTGGCTGGGCGGTGTTTTACGATCTGTTGGGCACGGTATTTGGGGCTTACGGTGTAGGGGCCATGATCGGGGCCTATTACGGTCAGGGGGTAGGGCAGGGGCGATCGCTGTCACCCTGGCGACAAAGTCTGAATGCATTGGTGAGAGCACCAACTTTTCCAGCTTTTGCCCTGGGGCTATTGCTGCGTCCCGTCCCGTTTCCTGGTTGGCTCGATCTCGGGCTTCAGGGGTTTGCCTGGTCAATGGTGATGCTGTCGCTGGTGCTGATGGGGATGCGGCTACAGCAACTGCGATCGTGGCAAAACCTGCGTCCGGCGCTGATGTCGACTTTGATTCGCATGGCGATCGCCCCGGTGATAATCGGCGTTTTACTCACGCTATTGGGCTGGCAGGGCGCCCCTCGCCTCGTGATCATCTTGCAGTCGGCCATGCCCGCCGCCTTTGCCAACCTGGTCTTAGCCGAGACCTTTGATCTGGATCGCGACTTGGCGGTGACCTGTTTGGGGGTCAGTTCGGCGCTATTGTTAGTCACCTTGCCGCTTTGGCTCGGGCTGTTCCCAGTTTGA
- a CDS encoding DEAD/DEAH box helicase, translating into MAIVHGSWLPEQQQFLLWGEMWQRLEASEFPPKPELQDHPFCMAMPELLERLKAIGGLPKPFWVEVGDGGTRRSRKKSARALEQLLALPTAITADACLPKHSAEDLTEAGEAIALHPWKILGVGLTPAEAAQFLASLPLGQQEVAGIEIGADLRFWSHVARWSLDLQARGKFLPAIAITPQKKTVAQWQLLLDSETDAQRLQHFSRHLPLSGRTYQPISKARKGKPLGVSVPLPATDSDQLYDFLQQIVDAQVRSQAQPVGSNEVLSPELPLREWLTALSSEQNPEIESSAIAAARLRDALTTWTMPLQSSVDENRFRVCFKLEPPATDEDSWHLGYYLQSRDDDSFLVPADTLWNYPVDQAVIDGQTIPNPQETLLGGLGRASRFSDPVRESLQQRRPNRVPLDPAQTFVFLKMTLPRLRDSGFGVALPPGLESPSEDNRLGIQVAAAAPDRKQRQRLGLKSLLNVEWELSLAGKKLSQKDFEKLVAQETPLLEIDGQWVELRPQDVRTARDFFKRRDTPIELSVEDALRLSTGDTQVIDKLPVVKFEASGILQDLISTLTEGNQSLEPISEPDGFKGKLRPYQARGVSWLTFLEQWGLGACLADDMGLGKTIQLIAFLLTMKERDLLTGPVLLVCPTSVLGNWEREIYKFGPELKVLMHHGDKRSHAAVFARKARGSNIVLTSYALAQRDLKDFERVEWLGVVLDEAQNIKNPDAKQSKAVRQIEAQFQIALTGTPVENRLAELWSIMDFLNPGYLGPKNFFQKRFATPIERYGDTASLKTLRSLVQPFILRRLKTDRTIIQDLPEKQEMTVFCGLSSEQAQLYQATVEKAMRDIEAAEGVQRRGQILGLLTKLKQICNHPAQFLKEEKDTLAAGRSGKLLRFDEMVAELLDEGDRALIFTQFAEWGKHLQAHLERTFGQETLFLYGSTSKGKREEMVDRFQHDPSGPRLFILSLKAGGVGLNLTRANHVFHFDRWWNPAVENQATDRAFRIGQTKNVQVHKFVATGTLEEKIHDMIESKKAMAEQVVGAGEQWLTELDTDALRNLLLLDRTAVIDDD; encoded by the coding sequence ATGGCAATCGTACACGGAAGCTGGTTACCCGAACAGCAGCAGTTCTTGCTCTGGGGCGAAATGTGGCAGCGGCTAGAGGCCAGCGAGTTTCCCCCGAAACCGGAACTGCAAGACCATCCGTTTTGTATGGCCATGCCTGAACTGCTGGAGCGGCTGAAGGCGATCGGGGGGTTGCCCAAACCTTTCTGGGTCGAGGTCGGCGACGGCGGCACTAGGCGCAGTCGCAAAAAATCTGCCCGCGCGTTGGAGCAACTGCTTGCCTTGCCGACGGCGATCACGGCGGATGCGTGTTTGCCCAAACACTCGGCGGAAGATTTGACCGAGGCGGGGGAAGCGATCGCCCTCCATCCCTGGAAGATTCTCGGGGTGGGACTGACCCCGGCGGAAGCCGCACAGTTTCTGGCAAGTTTGCCCTTGGGACAACAGGAAGTCGCAGGCATCGAAATCGGTGCCGACCTGCGCTTTTGGAGCCATGTGGCCCGGTGGAGCCTGGATTTGCAGGCGCGGGGCAAATTTTTGCCCGCGATCGCCATCACGCCGCAGAAAAAGACCGTCGCCCAGTGGCAACTTTTGCTCGACAGTGAAACCGATGCCCAACGATTGCAACACTTTAGTCGGCATCTGCCTCTCAGTGGTCGCACGTATCAGCCCATCTCCAAAGCCCGCAAGGGCAAGCCACTGGGTGTGTCGGTGCCCTTGCCCGCCACTGACAGCGATCAGCTTTACGACTTTTTGCAGCAGATTGTCGATGCGCAGGTGCGATCGCAGGCCCAGCCTGTCGGCAGCAACGAAGTGCTCAGCCCCGAGTTGCCCCTGCGTGAATGGCTAACCGCCCTGAGTAGTGAGCAAAACCCGGAGATCGAAAGTAGTGCGATCGCGGCCGCCCGCCTGCGGGATGCCCTCACCACCTGGACCATGCCCCTGCAAAGCAGCGTGGATGAAAACCGCTTTCGCGTCTGCTTTAAGCTGGAACCGCCTGCCACGGATGAAGACTCCTGGCACCTGGGCTACTACCTGCAATCCCGCGACGACGACAGCTTCTTAGTGCCCGCCGACACCCTGTGGAACTATCCCGTCGACCAGGCCGTGATCGACGGCCAAACGATCCCCAATCCCCAAGAGACGTTATTAGGCGGGCTCGGTCGGGCGTCCCGATTTAGCGATCCCGTTCGTGAGAGTCTGCAACAGCGGCGGCCTAACCGCGTTCCCCTCGATCCGGCCCAGACTTTCGTTTTTCTCAAAATGACCCTGCCGCGCCTGCGGGATAGCGGGTTTGGCGTCGCCCTGCCCCCCGGCTTGGAATCCCCCAGCGAAGATAACCGGCTGGGCATTCAAGTGGCCGCCGCTGCCCCCGATCGCAAACAGCGCCAGCGCCTCGGTCTGAAAAGCTTGCTAAATGTGGAATGGGAGCTTTCCCTCGCGGGCAAAAAGCTGTCGCAAAAGGACTTTGAAAAGCTCGTTGCCCAAGAAACCCCGCTGCTGGAAATTGACGGCCAGTGGGTGGAACTGCGGCCCCAAGACGTGCGCACTGCGCGGGACTTCTTCAAACGGCGCGACACCCCCATCGAACTCAGTGTCGAAGATGCGCTTCGCCTTAGCACGGGCGATACCCAGGTCATCGACAAGCTACCCGTCGTCAAGTTCGAAGCCTCGGGCATTCTGCAAGACCTCATTTCCACCCTGACGGAAGGCAACCAGTCCCTGGAACCGATTAGCGAGCCCGACGGGTTCAAGGGCAAGCTACGCCCCTATCAGGCGCGGGGCGTCTCCTGGCTCACGTTTTTAGAACAGTGGGGGCTGGGGGCGTGTCTCGCCGATGACATGGGTTTGGGCAAAACCATTCAGCTCATCGCCTTTTTGCTGACGATGAAGGAGCGGGATCTGCTCACTGGCCCGGTGCTGCTGGTGTGCCCCACCTCGGTGTTGGGCAACTGGGAGCGGGAAATTTATAAGTTTGGCCCAGAGTTGAAAGTGTTGATGCACCACGGCGACAAGCGATCTCATGCGGCGGTGTTTGCCCGCAAAGCCCGTGGCTCGAATATTGTGCTCACTAGCTATGCCCTGGCCCAGCGGGATCTGAAGGATTTTGAGCGGGTGGAGTGGCTCGGCGTCGTGCTGGACGAAGCCCAAAACATCAAAAATCCCGACGCCAAGCAGTCGAAAGCCGTGCGACAAATCGAGGCCCAATTCCAGATTGCGCTGACGGGCACCCCAGTGGAAAATCGCCTGGCTGAACTGTGGTCCATCATGGATTTCTTGAATCCGGGCTACCTCGGCCCCAAGAACTTTTTTCAAAAGCGGTTTGCCACCCCGATTGAGCGCTATGGCGACACCGCCTCACTGAAAACCCTGCGATCGCTCGTTCAGCCCTTCATCCTGCGCCGCCTCAAAACCGATCGCACCATCATTCAAGACCTGCCCGAAAAGCAGGAAATGACGGTCTTTTGCGGCCTGTCTAGCGAGCAGGCCCAGCTCTATCAGGCCACTGTCGAAAAAGCCATGCGCGACATCGAAGCGGCGGAGGGCGTGCAGCGACGGGGCCAAATTCTCGGCTTGCTCACTAAGCTAAAGCAGATTTGCAATCACCCCGCCCAGTTCCTCAAAGAAGAAAAGGACACCCTGGCCGCGGGGCGATCGGGCAAGCTGTTGCGCTTTGACGAGATGGTGGCGGAATTGCTGGATGAAGGCGATCGTGCCCTGATTTTCACCCAGTTTGCGGAATGGGGCAAACACCTCCAGGCCCATTTAGAGCGCACCTTTGGGCAAGAAACCCTGTTCCTTTACGGCAGTACGTCCAAAGGCAAGCGGGAAGAAATGGTCGATCGCTTCCAGCATGATCCCAGCGGCCCACGCCTGTTCATTCTGTCGTTGAAGGCGGGGGGCGTCGGCCTCAACCTCACCCGCGCCAACCACGTCTTCCACTTCGATCGCTGGTGGAATCCCGCCGTGGAAAACCAGGCCACCGATCGCGCCTTCCGCATCGGCCAGACGAAAAACGTGCAGGTGCACAAGTTCGTCGCCACTGGCACCCTGGAAGAAAAAATCCACGACATGATCGAGTCCAAAAAGGCGATGGCGGAACAGGTAGTCGGCGCGGGCGAACAGTGGCTCACCGAACTCGACACCGACGCCCTCCGCAACCTGCTGCTGCTAGATCGCACCGCCGTCATCGATGACGACTAG
- a CDS encoding GNAT family N-acetyltransferase, with protein sequence MDLPIYRQTKSSIPVCLDVMSAHEAETVRAMLNELVAEGLSYPQAEPLTVADFAAYWQKGEAFVVRTGEGTLSENLPPNQIVGAFYLKPNFPGRCSHIANAGFIVAPEMRGQGLGRWMGEVMLQLARDRGYRAVMYNLIFETNIASLKLWESLGFQEIGRIPAGVCLPDGRYVDAVMMLRSLVNEP encoded by the coding sequence GTGGATCTCCCAATTTACCGCCAAACGAAATCATCTATTCCGGTATGTCTCGATGTGATGTCGGCCCACGAGGCTGAAACGGTGCGGGCCATGCTGAATGAACTGGTGGCCGAGGGGCTCAGCTATCCTCAAGCCGAACCACTGACGGTGGCAGACTTTGCCGCCTATTGGCAGAAGGGCGAGGCCTTTGTCGTCCGCACGGGAGAGGGCACTTTGTCGGAGAACTTGCCCCCCAACCAAATCGTCGGGGCGTTCTATCTTAAGCCAAACTTTCCGGGGCGGTGTAGTCATATCGCCAACGCCGGATTTATTGTAGCGCCGGAAATGCGCGGTCAGGGATTGGGTCGCTGGATGGGGGAAGTGATGCTGCAATTGGCCCGCGATCGCGGCTATCGCGCCGTGATGTATAACCTGATCTTTGAAACCAATATCGCCTCACTAAAACTGTGGGAATCGCTGGGCTTTCAGGAGATTGGTCGCATTCCGGCTGGCGTCTGTCTGCCCGATGGGCGTTATGTGGATGCGGTGATGATGTTGCGATCGCTGGTGAATGAGCCGTGA
- a CDS encoding DUF938 domain-containing protein: MSAINKRQYAPAAERNREPISAVLAEHLPASATVLEIASGTGQHAVFFAEQLAPRHWLPSDPNPIARESIASWRAIAQLPNLHEPLALDVTQAQWPDFVTTWQQQNAPESALRAIVNINMIHISPWAACEGLFAGAAQLLTAGDVLYLYGPFKQGGQHTAPSNAAFDRSLRQQNSAWGVRDLDVVCETAQQSGFVLKAVIAMPANNLSVIFHAAD, translated from the coding sequence ATGTCAGCGATCAACAAGCGACAATATGCCCCCGCTGCTGAGCGAAATCGGGAGCCGATTAGTGCAGTGCTGGCCGAGCACTTGCCCGCGTCGGCCACCGTATTGGAGATTGCCAGCGGCACCGGGCAACATGCTGTCTTTTTTGCCGAACAGCTGGCCCCTCGGCACTGGCTACCCAGTGATCCCAATCCCATCGCGCGGGAGAGCATTGCCAGTTGGCGAGCGATCGCCCAACTGCCTAACCTTCATGAACCGCTGGCGCTGGATGTCACCCAAGCGCAATGGCCCGATTTCGTCACCACCTGGCAGCAGCAAAATGCGCCAGAGTCGGCACTGCGAGCGATCGTCAACATCAACATGATTCACATCTCACCGTGGGCTGCTTGTGAGGGACTCTTCGCCGGAGCCGCCCAACTGCTCACGGCGGGAGATGTGCTGTATCTCTATGGCCCTTTCAAACAGGGCGGACAACATACGGCTCCGAGCAACGCTGCCTTTGACCGATCGCTGCGGCAGCAAAATTCGGCTTGGGGCGTCCGCGATCTAGACGTGGTTTGCGAGACGGCGCAACAATCGGGGTTTGTTCTCAAAGCGGTCATTGCCATGCCTGCCAACAACCTGTCAGTCATCTTCCACGCCGCTGATTAA
- a CDS encoding alpha/beta fold hydrolase, which produces MALTEGYKVQVGKLDWFYRDEPPTQTSSDRLPVLLLHGLVSQSYSWRDVMPKLNEQGFRAIAPDWIGHGFSCFPEKRDFAYTADAFVTELGNFLTALEIDKVHLVAQGFMGVYGVLFALRHPERVERLVIINTPLAPEVKLPGAIRRMTWPLAGEMMTQDPLLVDRTLEGGGPYQVDDSDLDVYRKPFLTTSSAGRSLLFTLRNFKLAEITQEIAAKLPDWPKMTQLIWGTADPWVPVALAEKWVDTVPTGELVKLDEMGHYAQEDWAEKVADALVLFLRRAPLDNA; this is translated from the coding sequence ATGGCATTAACCGAAGGCTACAAAGTGCAGGTGGGCAAACTGGACTGGTTTTATCGGGATGAGCCGCCCACCCAGACGAGTAGCGATCGCCTGCCAGTACTGCTGCTACACGGGTTAGTGTCCCAGAGTTACAGCTGGCGCGATGTGATGCCTAAGCTGAACGAACAAGGCTTTCGGGCGATCGCCCCTGATTGGATTGGGCACGGCTTTTCCTGCTTTCCCGAAAAACGCGACTTCGCCTACACTGCCGATGCCTTCGTCACTGAGTTGGGCAACTTTTTGACCGCTCTAGAAATTGACAAAGTGCATCTGGTGGCTCAGGGATTTATGGGCGTCTATGGCGTGCTCTTTGCCCTGCGCCATCCCGAGCGGGTCGAGCGATTGGTCATCATCAACACCCCCCTCGCCCCCGAGGTGAAATTGCCGGGGGCCATTCGCCGCATGACCTGGCCCCTAGCCGGCGAAATGATGACCCAAGATCCCCTCTTGGTCGATCGCACTTTGGAGGGCGGCGGTCCGTATCAGGTGGATGACAGCGATTTGGATGTCTATCGCAAGCCGTTTTTGACCACTTCATCGGCGGGGCGATCGCTGCTATTTACCTTGCGCAACTTTAAATTGGCAGAGATCACCCAAGAAATTGCCGCCAAGCTGCCTGATTGGCCCAAAATGACCCAACTGATTTGGGGCACTGCCGACCCCTGGGTACCTGTAGCTCTAGCAGAAAAATGGGTAGACACCGTGCCAACGGGCGAGCTGGTGAAGCTCGACGAAATGGGCCATTACGCCCAAGAAGACTGGGCCGAAAAAGTGGCCGATGCCTTGGTTCTGTTTTTACGGCGTGCGCCCCTAGACAATGCGTGA